The window TGCGGCATATGCGCTGTTTGGTATTCCCGCTAACTTAATTTTAAACAAAATTGGCGCACAAAAATGGCTGAGTATTACCACGGTAATCTGGGGCGTTCTGTCTGCAATGACAGGTTTTGTCACCAATGAGACGCAATTTATTATTTTACGCTTCCTATTGGGGTTGGGCGAAGCCGGGTTTTATCCAGGTATTCTATTATTAGCTTCCATTTATTTCCCCAACAATGTACGCGGCTCTGTAATTGGGATCTTCGTTTTAGGCGTACCTTTGGCGTTGACGCTGGGCTCACCATTATCAGGCGCATTACTGGAATTGCATGGCTGGTTAGGTCGGCCGGGTTGGTTCTGGATGTTTGTTATTGAAGGCCTTCCTGCTGTTGTGATTGGTATTTTTGCTTTCTTTTATTTGGATGACAGCCCTGAAAAAGCGCGTTTTTTAACTGAAGAAGAGAAAAAGGCCCTAATAGAACAATTAGCAAAAGAAAATGCAAAAACGGAAACCACATCGGTATCATCCGCACTGAAAAATATCAAAGTTTGGCACCTTGCACTGATTTACGGCACGATCCAAATTTCAGTATATGGTTTGATGTTCTTTCTGCCTTCCCAAGTTGCATCCTTAATGGGGGAAAGTTTAGGCTTTAAACAATCATTAGTTGCTGCAATACCTTGGGCTTGTTCTGCATTTGGGGTGTATTACATTCCTCGTTTTGCCGACCGCCATCCAACCCGTCGCATCGAAATCTCAGTTTTGTGTATGTTAGCTGCCGCATTAGGCTTGGCATTGTCAGCATTTGCTAGCCCTGTTTTTGCTATTGCGGCGTTATGTTTAAGCGCGGTTGGCTTTTTATCCGTTCAACCAGTGTTTTGGACGTTTCCACCTCAGTTATTAAGCGGCCCTGCATTAGCGGCAGGAATTGGTTTCTGTACCACTATGGGGGCATTTTGTTCATTCCTCGCACCAATAATTCGTGTTGAAGTCGATAAAATGATGAATAGCAATACCGCAGGTATCGTGACATTAGCGGTGATCACCGTCGGTTGTGCCATCTTAATCGCATTACTTAAAAAAAACGCCCACAACAATAACATAAAGGCTTTGTCATCCCATTAATGGCATGCTTTCTGGAAGGTGAGATATGCAAAAAATATTAAGAATCGATGAGAGCGACAACCTAATTGTTGCCTTAAAAGACCTGCAAGCAGGAGAGGCTTATCGCTGGGGAAATGAAGACGTGACCCTAGTGACAGATGTTAAAGCAAAACATAAGTTTGCGATCGAAGCGATACCTATTGATGGCATTGTTTCGATGTATGGCACCGCAGTAGGAAAAGCCACAAAGCCAATCGCAAAAGGAGAAGTTATCACCGTTGATAATATTCGCCATTACGCAGCCCCAGTTTCTTTAGAACAAGACGTACCATATGAGTGGAAAGCCCCTGATGTGTCTGCATATCAAGGGCGCACGTTTAAAGGCTATGTCCGTGAGGATGGGCGAGTGGGAACCGCAAATTACTGGCTGATCTTTCCATTAGTATTTTGTGAAAACCGCAATGTAACAAAACTTACTGATGCCTTAAATGAAGCATTAGGTTATACCAATAATAGTTTGAAAAACTTTGCATTAGATTTAACTGTGGGTGAGCAAGGGGGCGTCGCAAAACCTAAATTATTCCCACATATAGAAGGCGTGCGTTGCATTACGGTCACGAGTGGTTGCGGTGGCGCGACCTCTGACAGTAAGACCATGTGTGATGTGCTTGCTGCCTATGCGGATCACCCCAATGTCATCGGTATTACCGTCTTCAGTTTGGGCTGTGAAAAAGCACAGCGCAAAATGTTTAAAGAGTCACTCGCCGCTCGTAACCCCAATTTTGCTAAACCTGCACTTTACTTCCGCCAGCAAGAATGGAATAGCGAAGAAGAAATGATGCAAACCGCTTTGAAGCAAACTTATGAATGCATGAAGGCTGTCATACCGCAATCACGTATGGATGTTCCGTTGTCCCATTTAAAACTCGGTGTGAAATGTGGTGCTTCTGACGGTTTTTCTGGGATTTCGGGTAATCCAGCGATGGGGCTAGTCTCTGATTGGCTCGTCACGTTGGGGGGCGCATCTGGGTTAGCTGAATTCCCTGAATTGTGTGGTGCAGAAGGGGATATGGTGAAACGATGCATCTCTTTTGAGGATAAGAAAAAATTCTTAGACTTGATGGAATGTTATGAAAAAACAGCGAATTTCTTTAATACTACGATTGCGGATAACCCGAGTCCCGGCAATATTGCGGACGGATTAATAACCGACGCGATTAAATCGACGGGAGCGGCTAAAAAGGGCGGAACATCACCGATTAGTGCGGTGTGCGACTATGCGGAGCCAATGCCAGACAGCGGGTTATCATTAGTTTGCACGCCGGGTAATGATGTTGATGCGGTCACTGGCCTCGTTGCTGCAGGCTGCAACGTAGTTATTTTTTCGACAGGGCTCGGAACTCCCACAGGAAACCCGATTGTGCCAGTTTTAAAAATATCGACTAATAGCGCAATTGCAACACGTTTGTCAGACATGATTGATTATGATTGTGGGCCAATTATTGATGGGGTTCCATTACCTACAATAAGTAAAGGGTTATTTGAACGGGTGATTGAAACGGCAAGTGGTGACTATCAGGTCCAAGCGGATCGGCTAGAGCAGTTTGATTTCTTATTATGGAAACGTTCATTGGATTTATAATTAATATAAACCAATAAAATGTAAAAATGTTGACGGGGTGATCTCCCCGTCAACGAATCAATTCACATTATGCATTGTCACGCTTTGCTTTTTGCAGCTTTTCATAAGCTGCCAGCAAGGCTTGGTGCGCAGGAAGTGCTTTCAGTTCTTCGTCAATCGACCACAAACCATAAAAGCATGCTTCCCCAGCGATAGCAGCGGATGCCGCATCTACTGCTTCTTGCCCATACATACGTACAAATGCGTTGTAGTATTGCGCAGGGTCACGCTCTTCTTCTTGGGATAACAACAACAGGGTTTGCAAGCAACGATAATAATTTGCACGCTCAGCAGTAAATACCGAACTATTGAAGTCTTGTGTCCATTCAACCCAAGCAAGTGCTTGCTCAAGATCACCACCCGCCAGTGCCAACATAGATTTTAGCTCGCCAATACGCAGGTTACTCCACCCATTGTCTTTACCTACAGCCAAACCGAGTAATTCACGAACACGGGTAAAATCATCTAAACCGTCATCATCTAGTTGCTCGATAAGGGCAAGATAATCTTGTTTTTCCCATTGGCTATCAGGCAGGTTGATAATGGTGTCGCGTAAATAAGCGCCCATCGCGTTATTTGCGATATGTAAATCTTCTACTGGGTAAATATCAGACATACCCGGGACTAAAATACGGCAAGCGTAGACAACCAAATGGTTATAATCTGCAATATAGACTTCAGCATCTAATGTATTGAAAATACTGATAAGTGTTGCAAATTCTTCTTGAGTTGTGCCTTTAAAGCTCCAATCTGCAAAGGCATAATCGGCATCATCTTTAAACAAATCCCAGCTAATTAAACCGCTTGAATCAATAAAGTGTGTTTCAAGGTTTGTGTGTTCAGCCACTTCCTCGTCATCAAAGGTCGGCGCATTAAACACATCGAGGTCTTTTAAGCCACGGCCTTGCAGCAATTCGGTGACGGTACGCTCAAGAGCAACACCAAAGTCAGGATGAGCACCAAATGAGGCAAAACAAGTCCCGTTCTGTGGGTTAAATAATACCACACAAATTACAGGGTATTGGCCGCCCAGTGATGCGTCATAACAGAAAATTGGAAAACCTTCTTTTTCTAAGGTTTCAACGGCTTCAACTACCGCAGGGTAGCGTGCCATGACGTCAGCAGGGATAGCCGGTAAGCTAATACTATCAGCGATGATTTTATTTTTCACAAAGCGTTCAAAGACTTCGGAAAGGCCTTGTACACGCGCTTCGTTGGCGGTATTTCCCGCAGACATTCCGTTAGAAACATATAGGTTGCCAACGATATTCATTGGAATGTACACGGTTTGGTTGTCTGATTGGCGGGTAAATGGCAGAGCGCAGATACCACGTTCTTCATTGCCGGACTGTAAGTCAATTAATTGGCTAGCGGCTAAGGCGTTGTCGGGGTCATAAAACTTAATCAAACGATTGTCTAATAACCCTTCAGGTAAACTGTCATCTTCGGTTAATGGGAACCATTTTTCATTAGGATAATGAACAAAATCCCCTTCAGCGATAGATTTACCGAGGTAAAAGTCCGCAAAGAAGTAATTCGTTGATAAACGCTCAAAATACTCACCAAGCGCTGAGGCTAATGCGGCTTTTTTGCTCGCCCCTTTACCATTAGTGAAGCAAAGCGGGCACGCTTTATCGCGAATATGTACAGACCAAACGTTGGGAACAGGGTTTAACCAAGAGGCTTCTTCAATATCAAACCCTAATTTCTTTAATTTGGTTTGAAATGCATCGATGGAATCTTCAAGAGCGGCATCTTTGCCGGGAATAAAAGTTTGGCTCATTGTCAGTCACTTGTGAATAGAGTGTTTCAAACGGCCTATGATACGGATTTTTGTCGTAAGCCTCACGCTTTTTATTTGTTCACAGATAAATCATCTTAAAATTCATTATTTATCCTAAAATAATTGTATAGGTCACATAAAATTCAGCATAATTCCACATAATAACTGAAGTTTATTAATGAAAGGAAAATAGGATGAAAAACAGAAATAAAGCGCTTTTAGCGACATTGGTTTCACTGTTTGCCGTATCTGCTATCGCTCAACCTAATATTATGGTATTGGCGACAGGGGGAACGATAGCAGGTGGTGGTGATTCAGCCACATCTTCCAGTTATCAAGCGGGTAAAGTCGGGATTGATGCTTTAATTAATGCCGTGCCAGAAACCAAAAAAATTGCCAATTTAAGTGGTGAGCAGTTGGTGAATATTGGTTCACAAGATATGAATGACCAAGTCTGGCTGACACTGGCGAAAAAAATTAACCAAGATTGCGATAAAACAGATGGTTTTGTAATCACTCATGGTACTGATACTTTAGAAGAAACGGCATTTTTCCTTGATTTAACCACGCAATGTAAAAAGCCAATTGTCTTGGTTGGTGCAATGCGTCCTTCAACAGCTTTGGGCGCTGATGGTCCTTTGAACCTGTATAATGCAGTAGTTTTAGCGACGGATAAGTCTGCTGGAGAGCGTGGTGTTTTGATGGCAATGAACGATAAAGTCGTGCAAGGCCGTAATGTGATGAAAATGAGCACCACTGAAGTACAGGCATTTGATGCCGTTAATAGTGGGGCAGAAGGTTTTATTCATGATGGTAAAGTCACCTATTTCCAAGCACCACAACCACGTGGTGACAAAGCGGCATTTGATGTAAGCAAACTCGAAAAGCTTCCTGCGGTAGGTATCGTTTATAATTATGCGAATGCATCAGCAGCTCCTGTGAAAGCCTTGAGAGAAGAAGGGGTTGAAGGAATTGTAAGCGCAGGTGTGGGTAACGGTAATATGTATAAAGTGGTATTTGACGCTTTAGCAAAAGCAGCGAAAGAAGACGTGGTTGTCGTTCGTTCAAGCCGTGTACCAACAGGTTATACAACAAGAAATGCTGAAGTAGATGACAATTTATATGGTTTTGTAGCTTCAGAAAGGTTGAACCCGCAAAAAGCGCGTGTATTGCTGCAATTAGCCTTAACCCAGACTAAAGATCCCCAGCAAATTCAGGCATTATTTGAAAAATATTAATTATCAAAACAAGTGTTAATTCAATACAGCGGGGTGCAGTAGCCTGTACCCCGTTAGTTTTATTGTTGCTAAGAAATTTCATATTTATGTACGTTATTTTTCAGCATAACAACATTTATCCTAAGCATTTCACTCAATATCTGATTTTTTTTAAGACAATTAGGTCAATGTGGTGATAGAACTTTGAGAATTCCTACAAAATAGAAAAAATTAAGGTACAAACAGTTAATTTATTGATTTTATCTTGAACCCTTTCTTATGTGTATTCTCTATATATTTTTTATATTTATCAATTTATTACATTTTATTTTTAGCAAGGTCATCACTGGTGATAATGGCAATTAATTAAAATTAATGTGTCGTTGATCATATTTTGGCAACAAAGCCTGTATCTGTGTTGATAATTCGCGTTGCAAAAAATAGGCTAAATACATCGCAAGAGGCATAACTCATTGTGAATATTTAGATTTAAATGGAAAGTTAAATCGTATTTCGGCCGAAAAATAAAATTAAAAAATATTAGAGGAATACAAGAATGGTTAATAAAAATGTCAATACTGGCAGGAAATTGCTCGTCTTAAAAATTGCAATAGCGATGCTTCCTATTGGTTACCAGCCAATTATGCATGCGGAGCAATTTCTTGAAGATTCAAAACTTACTGGTGGCCTTTACTACTGGCAACGAGATCGTTCACGTAAGGATTTAGACCCAAATAGCGATAAATATAAAAAATATGCGGATAATCTTAAACACTCAACGTTTAATGCCAGCCTAGATTTCTCATCCGGCTACTTCCAGGACATCATTGGGCTTGATTTAGCCGGTTTTACAGCTATTGAGCTATCAAATAGTGGGCCTGCTGCGCCAAATGAAATCGGCTTTAGTGATGCGAAATCACGTTGGGATGAAAAATGGACAGGGGATCGCAGTGGTGTGACTTTTTATAAGGCTGCTGCAAAATTGAAATATGGCCCTTTCTGGGGGAGAGGCGGCTATATTCAGCCAACGGGGCAAACGCTTTTAGCATCCCATTGGAGTTATATGCCTGGAACATACCGCGGATTAGAGCTGGGTGGGGTGTTTGATTTTGAGCAAAATGGTGAACTCAGCATGTCTTATATGTGGACCGACCGCTATAAAGCGCCTTGGTACCGTAGTATGTATGACTTTCGTGAAGCGGATGGTAAAACTGGGATCAGCTATTTACACTCAATTGGCTTTAAATATGACTTTAAAAACAATCTAGTCCTTGAAGGTGCATATGGGCAAGCTAAAAGTTATATGGATCAATATTTTGCCAAGGTTTCGTATGCTACTCCTGTTGTAGGCCGTGACTTACGTATGTCTTATCAATTTTATGGAGCAAAAGACAAGGTTTCAGACGGCGGAGTTAACGATGTTTATGACGGTTTAGCTTGGTTGCAAGCGATGACATTAGGTTACACCTACGATGAATTTGATTTTAAAGTTGAGGGAACCTATGTAAAAGCTAAAGGTAATCAAGGTTATTTCCTACAGCGTATGACCCCTGGCTGGGCAACATCAAATGGCCGTATGGATATTTGGTGGGATGGCCGTTCAGACTGGAATGCTAATAATGAAAAAGCAGTAATGGCAGGTGTCATGTATGATTTAAAAAATTGGGATTTAGCCGGATGGAAGGTCGGAACCTCATATATTTATGGATGGGATGCAAAACCAAGTACGAATAGCCAATATGCTCAAGATGTACGTTTGAAAGAAAGTGCATGGAACTTTGATATTTTATATACCGTACAGTCAGGGAGAGCGAAAGATACGTTGTTTAAACTGCATTTTACCAAATATGATAACCATACAGATATTCCGAGCTATGGCGGTGGTTACGGAAATATCTTCCAAGATGAAAAAGATATTAAATTTATGGTGATGATGCCATTTACTGTATTTTAAAGTATAAAACATTTTAGTCACAATGACTGCTATAGGGGAAACCATGGCAGTCATTAAAGGGTATTACCTTATATTTTTAATAATGAATGAGATATTAGCGTAAGGATAAATGCCTATATTAAAGCTTAAAAATAAGGTGAGTATTTTCACCTTATTTTTATTGTAATTATAAAGATGCATTATTTACACTTTCATTGAGTATGAAAGTGTCTTGTTTTAGTTTATCTTTTAATACGGTAACTTTTTCTGAATGATGAGCTGGGTTTTTAACTTGTGCTTGACCAGATAAAATCCCACCTTTTTTAATTGATAAACTGCTGTAATGGATCGTGCCGTGGATTTCTCCATTATTTTCAATACAAATAGTATCAGAGTGGCATTCACCTTCAATTCGCCCATTTACCACCAGTTCTTTGCAGGTGATATTTCCTGTCACTTGGCCGTTTAACATGACTTTAACCATATTATCTTTTCCAGTTATATTCCCAATGACTTTTCCGTAGATATGCACTTGCTCATTAGAGGTAATATTTCCTTCAAAAATAACGTCCCTAGAGATAATCGTATTCGATTTTTCTTCACTAATAGTTGGAGTTGATAGTGTGACTTGTTCTTCTATCTTTATGGTCACTTCAGGCTCACTACTTATCGAAGGGGGCGTTGCTGTAGGTGCGGGCTTGTTTTGTCTTTTGGTGAACATTTTACTTACCTTTTTTTGATTGAAGTATACGATCAAGA is drawn from Providencia huaxiensis and contains these coding sequences:
- a CDS encoding MFS transporter, whose product is MATIKAYNNPVLNSAIAKSWKRLVPLMFILYFVAFIDRVNVGFAKDAMQVDIGLSDSAFAFGAGIFFAAYALFGIPANLILNKIGAQKWLSITTVIWGVLSAMTGFVTNETQFIILRFLLGLGEAGFYPGILLLASIYFPNNVRGSVIGIFVLGVPLALTLGSPLSGALLELHGWLGRPGWFWMFVIEGLPAVVIGIFAFFYLDDSPEKARFLTEEEKKALIEQLAKENAKTETTSVSSALKNIKVWHLALIYGTIQISVYGLMFFLPSQVASLMGESLGFKQSLVAAIPWACSAFGVYYIPRFADRHPTRRIEISVLCMLAAALGLALSAFASPVFAIAALCLSAVGFLSVQPVFWTFPPQLLSGPALAAGIGFCTTMGAFCSFLAPIIRVEVDKMMNSNTAGIVTLAVITVGCAILIALLKKNAHNNNIKALSSH
- a CDS encoding UxaA family hydrolase gives rise to the protein MQKILRIDESDNLIVALKDLQAGEAYRWGNEDVTLVTDVKAKHKFAIEAIPIDGIVSMYGTAVGKATKPIAKGEVITVDNIRHYAAPVSLEQDVPYEWKAPDVSAYQGRTFKGYVREDGRVGTANYWLIFPLVFCENRNVTKLTDALNEALGYTNNSLKNFALDLTVGEQGGVAKPKLFPHIEGVRCITVTSGCGGATSDSKTMCDVLAAYADHPNVIGITVFSLGCEKAQRKMFKESLAARNPNFAKPALYFRQQEWNSEEEMMQTALKQTYECMKAVIPQSRMDVPLSHLKLGVKCGASDGFSGISGNPAMGLVSDWLVTLGGASGLAEFPELCGAEGDMVKRCISFEDKKKFLDLMECYEKTANFFNTTIADNPSPGNIADGLITDAIKSTGAAKKGGTSPISAVCDYAEPMPDSGLSLVCTPGNDVDAVTGLVAAGCNVVIFSTGLGTPTGNPIVPVLKISTNSAIATRLSDMIDYDCGPIIDGVPLPTISKGLFERVIETASGDYQVQADRLEQFDFLLWKRSLDL
- the ycaO gene encoding 30S ribosomal protein S12 methylthiotransferase accessory factor YcaO is translated as MSQTFIPGKDAALEDSIDAFQTKLKKLGFDIEEASWLNPVPNVWSVHIRDKACPLCFTNGKGASKKAALASALGEYFERLSTNYFFADFYLGKSIAEGDFVHYPNEKWFPLTEDDSLPEGLLDNRLIKFYDPDNALAASQLIDLQSGNEERGICALPFTRQSDNQTVYIPMNIVGNLYVSNGMSAGNTANEARVQGLSEVFERFVKNKIIADSISLPAIPADVMARYPAVVEAVETLEKEGFPIFCYDASLGGQYPVICVVLFNPQNGTCFASFGAHPDFGVALERTVTELLQGRGLKDLDVFNAPTFDDEEVAEHTNLETHFIDSSGLISWDLFKDDADYAFADWSFKGTTQEEFATLISIFNTLDAEVYIADYNHLVVYACRILVPGMSDIYPVEDLHIANNAMGAYLRDTIINLPDSQWEKQDYLALIEQLDDDGLDDFTRVRELLGLAVGKDNGWSNLRIGELKSMLALAGGDLEQALAWVEWTQDFNSSVFTAERANYYRCLQTLLLLSQEEERDPAQYYNAFVRMYGQEAVDAASAAIAGEACFYGLWSIDEELKALPAHQALLAAYEKLQKAKRDNA
- the ansB gene encoding L-asparaginase 2, whose translation is MKNRNKALLATLVSLFAVSAIAQPNIMVLATGGTIAGGGDSATSSSYQAGKVGIDALINAVPETKKIANLSGEQLVNIGSQDMNDQVWLTLAKKINQDCDKTDGFVITHGTDTLEETAFFLDLTTQCKKPIVLVGAMRPSTALGADGPLNLYNAVVLATDKSAGERGVLMAMNDKVVQGRNVMKMSTTEVQAFDAVNSGAEGFIHDGKVTYFQAPQPRGDKAAFDVSKLEKLPAVGIVYNYANASAAPVKALREEGVEGIVSAGVGNGNMYKVVFDALAKAAKEDVVVVRSSRVPTGYTTRNAEVDDNLYGFVASERLNPQKARVLLQLALTQTKDPQQIQALFEKY
- the chiP gene encoding chitoporin ChiP gives rise to the protein MVNKNVNTGRKLLVLKIAIAMLPIGYQPIMHAEQFLEDSKLTGGLYYWQRDRSRKDLDPNSDKYKKYADNLKHSTFNASLDFSSGYFQDIIGLDLAGFTAIELSNSGPAAPNEIGFSDAKSRWDEKWTGDRSGVTFYKAAAKLKYGPFWGRGGYIQPTGQTLLASHWSYMPGTYRGLELGGVFDFEQNGELSMSYMWTDRYKAPWYRSMYDFREADGKTGISYLHSIGFKYDFKNNLVLEGAYGQAKSYMDQYFAKVSYATPVVGRDLRMSYQFYGAKDKVSDGGVNDVYDGLAWLQAMTLGYTYDEFDFKVEGTYVKAKGNQGYFLQRMTPGWATSNGRMDIWWDGRSDWNANNEKAVMAGVMYDLKNWDLAGWKVGTSYIYGWDAKPSTNSQYAQDVRLKESAWNFDILYTVQSGRAKDTLFKLHFTKYDNHTDIPSYGGGYGNIFQDEKDIKFMVMMPFTVF
- a CDS encoding bactofilin family protein, with the translated sequence MFTKRQNKPAPTATPPSISSEPEVTIKIEEQVTLSTPTISEEKSNTIISRDVIFEGNITSNEQVHIYGKVIGNITGKDNMVKVMLNGQVTGNITCKELVVNGRIEGECHSDTICIENNGEIHGTIHYSSLSIKKGGILSGQAQVKNPAHHSEKVTVLKDKLKQDTFILNESVNNASL